DNA sequence from the Minwuia thermotolerans genome:
ACCGCGGTTTCAGGCTCGGCCGGAGCATCCTTGTCGGCGTCCGCGCCCGCCGTCGCAGGAGCCCGGGTTTCGCCGCTCAGAACGACGACGCTGGAGTCCTCCGAGTCCTGGAAAACGAAATAGGCGCCGATGGCGATCACTGCCGCCAGGCCGATGGCGGCGAACAGGGCTCTGTTCAAGAGATTTCCGATCCGCAGTTCACGTCAATCGGGAATTCGTAGTCCTGCAAGCCCGTAACCGCAATGATTCCTTCATGTCAGCCTCCGTGCGGTACCGCCACCGAGACCACCCGGCCGCCCAGGCCATGGACATTGTCATGCGCCCGCACGGTCACCTGGCCGATCTCCGGCGGGATTCTGATATCGGCCCCGCGGGTGAAGGGCTGTTCGCCGACATGGGGATGCAGCAGCTCACGCCGGCCCAGCACCCGGCCCTCGGTCGCCACGACCTCCCAGCCGTCGGCATAGTGTTCCCAGCCCGTATCGCCGTGCCGGACCGTCACGCTGAAGCGGAACATCCCGGGGTCCGCAGGCGATGCGGCGACCTCCACGGTGACCACGTCGGCCTCGCCGGCCATTGACCGAGTCGCGCCGAACGGCGAGATAAGTGCGACGGTCACCAGGATCAGAGCGATCTTCCGCATGTCAGAGATAGCCTCCATCTGCATCTACTGCGGCTCCAGCAGCCGCGCCAGCGAGGCCCATCTCGACGCCGCGGCCCGGCTGGGCAGGCTGATCGCGGAGAGCGGCCGCACGATCATCTACGGCGGCGGCCGGCTCGGCCTGATGGGCCGGATCGCGCAGGGCGGCCTGGCCGGCGGCGGCACCGTGGTCGGCATCATCCCCGAACATCTCTACAAGGTCGAGGTCCAGAACGAGGACGTCACCGAACTGCTGGTCGTGGACACGATGCATACGCGCAAGGCCGAGATGGTGCGCCGCGCCGACGCCTTCTGCGTGCTGCCGGGCGGTATCGGCACCCTGGACGAACTGGTCGAGATCCTGACCTGGCGGCAGCTCGAGCTGCACGACAAGCCCGTGGTCGTGGTCAATCAGGACGGCTATTTCGAACCGTTCCGCGCCCTGCTCGCTCACTTCATCGAGCACCGCTATGCGGGGCCGGCGCTTCTCGGGTTCGTCAGTTTCGTCGATCGCGTCGAGGACGTTCTGCCACTGCTGGAAGCCTCGCCGGCGGAGCGGTTCGAGGAACACCCCGAGAAGATCTGACCGGGCGTCGGGACAATTGGTCCCGCTTGCGCCGATGGTCCGAACGACCAGTTCCGTCCACGAAAGGACCGGTGTGGCCGGTCCGGGTGTCAGCGAAACGGCAAACGAGAAGAACGATGGACCGCCAGGAAGAATATGCCCGGAAGATGCACGCCCGCCTGAAACAGGCGGACATGGACATCGTCAAGCTGGAAGAGAGCGCCGAACGCTCCGATGTCGGCGGTTCCAGCGAGTACGAGGAATACATCCGCGAACTGCGCGAACGGCGCCAGCAATTGCGCGACCGCTGGGAGGAGGCCAAGGACCAGAGCGACGACAGCTGGGAGGGTTTCCTGCGCGGCCTCGACAATGCCTGGGACGATCTGCAGCGCACCTTCGAGAAGGCCCGCGCCAGGATGCGCTGATCGCCAGGGCGGTCATGCAACGGTAAGAAAAGCGGCACAAATACGTCAGAATCAGCGGCTATCTCCTGCCGTCATCGCGCCGGCAGCACGGGGCGCACGTGCTTGCACCGCTGACTGGGCGGCGGCTTTGCGCTATGGGACGGAGCGGCGGGCAGGCCGCCGACAGAACGGAGGGCCGCGAAGATGGGCGAGACGGTATTCGACAACGCGCAGATCGTCCTGCGCGACCGCGTCGTCACCGGCTCGCTGGTTCTGCGTGACGGGCGCATCGCTGCCTTGTCCGAAGGCCCCGGCGCCACGGGCGAGGATATCGACGGCGACTTCCTGCTGCCCGGCCTGATCGAGCTGCACACCGATTTCCTGGAGGGCTGCTACCTGCCGCGGCCGAAGGTGAAATGGAACCCGGTCGCGGCGGTGCTGTCCCACGACGCCCAGGTCGCGGCCAGCGGAATCACCACGGTGTTCGATGCGCTGCGCGTCGGCGACGACGCCGATTCGGTGAACATCGGCGAGGACGCCATGGTGCTGGCCGGCGCGATTTCCGATGCGCTGGACGCCGACATGACCCGCGCCGACCATCTGCTGCATATCCGCTGCGAGCTGTCGGCCGACAACGCCGCCGACGAGTTCGAGCGCATGGCGGAAAGCCCCCGCATCCGTCTGGTCTCGCTGATGGATCACACCCCCGGCCAGCGGCAGTTCACCGATCTCGACCAGTTCCGGACCTATTACGGCGGCAAGACCGGCTGGCCGACCGAGAAGCTGGACGCCTTCATCACCGACCGGCAGGCGCGCGGCGCCCGGGTTGCGCCAGACAACCGGCGGCGCATCGTCGAGCGCGCGCGCAGCATGGGACTGGCGCTCGCCAGCCATGACGACGCCACCGCCGGCCATGTCGCCGAAGCCGTCGCCGACGGCGTCGCCATCGCCGAGTTCCCGACCCGCGAGGAAGCCGCCCGCGCCTCCCACGGGCATGGCATGAAGGTGCTGATGGGGGCGCCCAACGTCGTCCGGGGCGGTTCGCATTCGGGCAACATCGCCGCCGCCGAGTTGGCGCGGCTGGGGCTGCTGGACATCCTGTCCTCGGATTACATCCCCTACAGCCTGCTGCAAGCGGCGTTCGACCTGCCCCACCACGCGCCGGAGATGAATCTCGCCGACGCCGTGCGCACCGTGACGGTCAACCCCGCGGAAGCCACCGGCCTCGCCGACCGGGGCGAGATCGCCGAGGGCCTGCGCGCCGATCTCGTCCGCATCCGGCTGGTGGACGGCCTGCCGGTCGTGCGCGGCGTATGGCGCGAGGGAAGGAGGGTCGCATGAACGATATTGCCGGCGAGATCCTGCACCTGCTGGCTGCGCGCGGCGGCCGGATGTACGGCAACGAGGCCGTGACCCAGCTCGCCCACGGGGTACAGTGCGCCCTGCTGGCCGAACGGGACGGCGCCAGCCCGGCCACGATCACCGCGGCGCTGCTGCACGACTACGGGCACCTGTTGCTGGACGACGACGCCGAGGCCGCGAACCAGGGCAAGGACTTGCGTCACGAGGCGATCGGCGCCGATGAACTGGCAAAATGGTTCGGCCCCGCCGTGACCGAGCCGGTGCGGCTGCATGTCGACGCCAAGCGCTTTCTCTGCGCCACGGATCTGGAGTACTTCGCCATGCTCTCGCCGGCCTCCGTTACCTCGCTGGCGGTGCAGGGCGGGCCTTTCACGGGCCGGGAGGCCGAGCACTTCGTCCACCGTCCCTTCGCGCAGGAAGCCGTGATGCTCCGCCGCTGGGACGACCTGGCCAAGGACCCGGCGATGCGCACCCCGCCGATCCAGCATTTCCGCCGGTCCGTCGAAGCCTCGCTGGAGGACTGACCGAAGCCCTGCGGGGGGCGGACGCCGGACGCATCCGCCCCACTTCCGGCTCAGTCGGCGGATCCGTTCCCGGTCATGGCGCCGTAGACCATGTTGCGCAGGATCGCGCGCACCTTCACCCGGTTCTTGGGCGACTGCATCATGTAGACGAGGAACATGTCGTTCGTGGGATCGGCAAAGTAGTAGGTGCCGGCCGCGCCGCCCCAGTAGTACTCGCCCGGAACGCCGTTCGCGGGCGAGACGCCGCGGTCCAGACGCACGCCGAAACCGAGGCCGAAACCATAACCCGGCCCGGGCAGATAGTACTTGCCGGGTCCGATGCGGTCGCCGAGGTGATCGGCGGTCATGAAGGCCACTGTCTCCGGCGAGAGGATCCGCGCGCCGTCAAGTTCGCCGCCGTTCAGCAGCATCTGTGCGAAACGCGCGTAGTCGTGCACCGTCGAGTGCAGACCGCCGCCGCCGGATTCGAAGGCCCGCTCGGCGGCCGGATCGTGCATGGTGATGGGACCGACGTTCATGTCGTCGGCACGGGCCTCGGCGAGCCGCGCCTGGTCGGCCGGATCGGCGACCCGGAACATGGTGTCCTCCATGCCGAGCGGGTCGAAGATGCGGTCCTGGAAGACCTCACCGAGCGGCCGGCCCTCGACGACCTCGATCACGGCGCCCAGAACATCGGTCGCGCGGCTGTACTCCCAGACCTGGCCCGGCTGATGTTCCAGCGGCAGGCCGCCGATGACACGGGCGATCTCGCGGTTGTTCAGGCCCGCGCTTTCCAGGTTCATCTCGCTCATCGCCTCGCGCGCGGGACCGGCGCCGAAGAAGCCATAGGTGAGTCCGGCCGTATGGCGCAGCAGGTCCTGAATGGTCATCGCCCGCCTGGCGGGCTCCAGAGTGACATTGCCGTCGGCGTCCTTGCCGGTGGCCACCTGCATCTCCTTGTATTCGGGCAGGTAGGCGTGCACCGGATGGCTCAGGTCCAGCCGGCCCTCCTCGACCAGGATCATCGCCGCGACGGAGGTGATCGGCTTGGTCATGGAATAGATGCGGAAGATGGCGTCCTCGGCCATCGGCTCGCCGCCCTCGGTGCGCTTGCCCATGACCCCCAGATGCGCGATCTGCCCGTCGCGGGCGACCATGACGATGGCGCCCGGGAAGCTGCCGGCCTCGATCTCCTTCGCGATGCGCGCATCCAGCGCCTGCAGCCGGTCGCCGGAGAACCCGAGCGACGCCGGATCCGACGCACGCGGCAGTTCGGCCGCCTGGACCAGCGTCGCGGCGGCGCACGCCACGGATGCCATCATTCCGATCATCTTCAGTTTCATCGTTACCTCCCGGTTCCCGATCATGCTTGTCCGGCAACCGGAGGGCTGTGGCCCCCGGGCGGCCTCTGTCACGGCGGCCATGGCTCGGGACGGCCGGCCGCCTGTATTGCGCCGATCTTGCCGCCGGCATCGGGGCCGTTCAAGCCGCGTATGGAAAACCGCCCGGCGGCGCGTGGCGTCTAGTAGATCGTCCGGGCCATGTGTTCGGGATAGGTCCGGTCGTATTCGTCGCCGTCGAAATCCCGGTCCTGCATCAGCGCCTGCAGCATCTGCCCGGCCGTCGGCACCTCGGAGCGATCCGCCTGCGCCGCCGGGTCCCAGAGGCCCGAGCGCGCGAGCGCCTTCTGGCACTGGAAATAGACGGTCTCGACATGGACCCGGACGATGCAGCGCGGCGTCTTGCCCTCGAAGGCGAAGCTCTCGAGCAGGCCGGGATCGATCGCCAGGTCCGCGCGGCCGTTGACGCGCAGCGTCTCGCCGATGCCGGGGATCATGAAGATGAGCGAGGCGCGGCCGTCGCGCACGATGTTGCGCAGTGAATCCACTCGGTTGTTGCCGCGCCGGTCCGGCAGCATCAGCGTCCGCTCGTCGGCCACCCGGACAAAGCCCGGCGGGTCGCCGCGGGGCGAGACGTCGACGCCCTCCGGCCCGACGGTCGCCAGCATGCAGAACGGCGCGCGGCGCACGAATGCGGCGTATTCCGGAATCAGCGTCGGGCTCTCCTTGACCAGCGCCCGCTCCGGGACCTCGCCGTAGATCGCCTCGAGCTGTTCGATGGTCTGGATTCTGTCCACGGTTCCGCCTCCCGAATGGCTGCCGAGATCGTCACCGCCGTGATACGCTCCCCGCCGGCAGCAGGGGAGGATTATCGATGCCCAGGGTTGAATTCCATTTCGATTTCGGCAGCCCGAACGCCTATCTGGCGCACCGGGTGATTCCCGCGGTCGAGCAGCGCAGCGGCGCGAAATTCGATTATGTGCCGGTCCTGCTGGGCGGGGTGTTCAAGCTGACCGGCAACGTCTCGCCCATGGAGAGCCTGAAGGGCATCCGCAACAAGGCCGAGTACGGCCAGCTCGAGATGAAACGCTTCGTCGAGAACCACCGCATTGCCGGCTTCCGCTGGAACGAGCACTTCCCCGTCAACACGGTGCTGATCATGCGCGGCGCGCTGGCGGCCGAGCGCGATGGCCGGCTGGCGGACTATGTCGAGGCCGTCTTCCGCGCCATGTGGGAGGACAACCGGAAGATGGACGATCCCGGGACCGTCGCGGCGGTGCTGGACGCCGCTGGCCTCGATGGCCGCGCCCTTGTCGAGGCGACGCAGGATCCGGCGATCAAGCAGAAGCTGATCGAGAATACCGAGGCCTCGGTCGAACGCGGCAATTTCGGCAGCCCCACCTTTTTCGTCGGCGACGAGATGTTCTTCGGCAAGGACAAGCTGCGCGACGTCGAGGACGAGATCGCACGCCAGAAGGCGGGCTAGAGTAGCAATTGTCGCTGCCCGTCTTGTCCGGGCAATGACATATTGCGACAAGCGCCGGCCCCGGGATTCTAGAGCGAGCCTTGGGGAGATTGAATTGCCAGTGGAGCTTCGGTGTCATGCCCGCCTTGTGCGGGCATCCGGCCAGATTGTCGACTTGCGGCGAAGCCGCTCCGGACCCCCGCACAGAGGCGGGGGTGACACGCCGAGTGAGTGGCGGTTCAATCAAACAGCGGAACGCTCTAAAGGGACCTACCGCGCCGCCATGCGCGCCCGGACGATACGGGCGACCTCGGCGGTCTCGTTCAGCGGCTCGTATGCGTAGCGCTCCAGCAGCCCCTCGAAGGGCCGGACCAGGCCCGCCTCCCGGAACAGCCGGTGGAAACGGTCGAACTTGGGCGTGCCGCCCGGCAGGCCATGGACCATGACCGGCTTCCCCGTGGCGCAGGCCTCCGAGATCATGTTCACGGAATCCCCGGTGACCACGAAAGCATCGGCGAGGCCCAGCCATCCCAGATAGGGGTTCTCGCCGATCCCTTCCCACCAGAGATGCGGCAGGCCCTCCAGCGCCTCCCGGAGCACGGCGGCGTTCGCCTCGCCGGTGCGGCGCGAGGCGGTGACCAGCAGCCCCGCCCCCTCCCGCTCGGCCAGGGCGCGCAGCTTCGCCGCGAGATCGCGGCCGCTGGCTTCCGTCATCCGGTAGGCCTTGCTGGAGCCGCCCACCAGCACGGCGATCAGCGGGCGCGGCAGATGGGCGACGCTGTCGGCGAAGCGGGCGGCCTCGGTCTCGAGGCGCGCCGGCGTGATGCGGTTCAGCCCGCCCTTGGTGGCGACGACGTTCGCACCGGCCAGCCGGTCATGCTGCGGCGTGACCACGAGGTCGAAATGGCGGGGCGGAATGCCGGGCTTCTGGATCTGGACGGTAAATGTGCGGCCCGCCGAGGCACGGCGGATGGCCGCGGCGATGGCGACGGTCTGGCGGCCGCTGGCGATCAGCAGGTCCGGCCAGGGCGGCCGCAGGTCCGAAGAGCCCGGACCGAGCGCGGCGAAGGGCCTGAGCCACAGGCCGGGCGGCAGGCTGAGCCAGGGCTGGCGGATGGCCACGCGCTTGTCGGTCCACGCGACGTCCATCGCCTCGGCCAGGCCGATGCACTGGTTGAGCATGCCGGCGCCGCCGTTGGAAAGCACCCAGCAGTCGATGTCGCCCGTTGCCGCCAATTCTCCGACCCCGAAAGAAGGAACGGGGAGCGCCGATGACGCTCCCCGTCCGCGATCGTAGACCTGCGGAGACGCGCCGCAAGGGCGCGCCCCGTTTCAGGCCTTACTTGTCGCCGTCTTCCTCTTCGTCGTCCTTGCCGGCCTCCATGCGCGCCTTCAGGGCGGCGCCCAGGATGTCGCCAAGGCTGGCGCCGGAGTCGGAGGAGCCATAATTGGCCACGGCCTCCTTCTCTTCGGCCACTTCCAGCGCCTTCACCGACAGGTTGACCCGGCGGGTCTTGCTGTCGACGTTGATGACGTTGGCGTCGAGCTTGTCACCGACAGCGTAGCGGTCCGGCCGCTGCTCGGAGCGGTCGCGGCTGAGGTCGCCCTTGCGGATGAAGCCCGAAAGGCCTTCCGAAGTCTCGACCTCCAGACCGGCGTCGAGCACGCGGGTGACCGAGCAGGTGACGGTCGCGCCGCGCTTGAGCGACTTCGCGCCGGCGAACGGATCGTTCTCGAGCTGCTTGATGCCGAGGCTGATACGCTCCTTCTCGGTGTCCACATCCAGCACCACGGCGCGGACGTGATCACCCTTGTTGTAGTCGTTCATGGCCTGCTCGGCCGAAGCGTCCCAGCTGAGGTCGGACATGTGGACCATGCCGTCGATCTCGCCGTCCAGGCCGACGAACAGACCGAACTCGGTCTTGTTCTTGACCTCGCCCTCGACGGTCGAGCCCACGGGGTGGGTCTCCGCGAAGTTGTCCCACGGATTGTCCATGGTCTGCTTCAGACCCAGGCTGATGCGGCGCTTCTCCGGATCGACCTCCAGGACCTGCACCGTCACCTCCTGGCTGGTGGAGACGATCTTGCCCGGATGGACGTTCTTCTTGGTCCAGGACATCTCGGAGACGTGGATCAGACCTTCGACGCCGGCCTCCAGCTCCACGAACGCGCCGTAGTCGGTGATGTTGGTGACGCGGCCCGTCAGCTTCGCGCCGACCGGGTACTTCAGCGCCACGCCGTCCCACGGATCTTCCTGCAGCTGCTTCATGCCGAGGCTGATGCGCTGGGTCTCCTTGTTGACCTTGATCACCTGGACCTTGATGGTCTCGCCGATGTTCAGAACCTCGGTCGGGTGATTGACGCGCCGCCAGGACATGTCGGTGACATGCAGCAGGCCGTCGATGCCGCCCAGGTCGACGAACGCGCCGTAGTCGGTGATGTTCTTGACCACGCCGTCGGTGATCATGCCTTCCTCCAGGCGCTGGATCAGCTCCTGGCGGGCCTCGGCGCGGGTCTCTTCCAGCACCGCGCGGCGGGAGACGACGATGTTGCCGCGGCGGCGGTCCATCTTCAGGATCTGGAACGGCTGCGGCGTGTTCATCAGCGGAGTCACGTCACGGATCGGACGGATGTCGACCTGGGAGCCCGGCAGGAACGCCACCGCGCCGGACAGGTCGACAGTGAAGCCGCCCTTGACCCGGCCGATGATCATGCCCTCGACGCGCTCGTTGGCGTCGAAAGACTTGGCCAGCTTCGCCCAGGCTTCCTCGCGGCGCGCCTTGTCGCGGCTGATGACGGCCTCGTGCTGGCCGTTCTCGATGCGCTCGAGATAGACCTCCACCGAGTCGCCCGCATGAATTTCCGGCGGCCGGCCGCCGTTCTGGAACTCGCGCAGCGGGATGCGGCCCTCGGTCTTCAGGCCGATATCGACGATGACGTGGTCATTCTCCACGCCCAGCACGGTTCCCTTTATGACCGAGCCTTCGAGATTGTCTTCGGAGCCATAGGTTTCGTCCAGGAGGGCGGCAAAATCATCCTGGCTCGGGAGCTGAGTGCCAGCTCCGGCGTTAACATCACTCATTTCGAGGGTTCTCTCCTTTCAGCGGCCCGAGGCTTGATTTTGCGACGCCGGGGGCGATCGCAACCTTCGGACCCTCCGCAGCCGGCGTCAGCTCCCGTCCATACGGGACGCGCACGCCTCCAGCGCCGCGGAGAATGCGGCTTCTATATCCAATTTGGTGGTGTCGATCAACACTGCGTCGTCCGCCCGCGCGAGCGGGGCGGTGGCGCGGGCCGAATCCCGGGCGTCGCGGTCCTTCAGGTCCCGCAGAACGGTCTCGTAGGCGACCTCCTGTCCCTGCCCTGTCAGTTCGAGGTGCCGGCGGCGCGCCCGCGCTGCCACATCGGCGGTGACGAACAGCTTCACCCGGGCATCGGGACAGACGACGGTGCCGATATCGCGTCCGTCGAGGACGGCTCCGGGCAGACCGGCCGGCGGGCAGGCGGCGAAGTCTCGTTGCAGCGCGAACAGCGCATCGCGCACCGGCTGCAGCGCGGCCACGCGGGAAGCCATGTTGCCCGTCGCCTCCTCACGCAGGGCCGGATCGGCGAGATCGTCCGGTCCGATCCCTTGTGCCGCCGCCACGGCGGCATCGGTGTCCGCCCCGTCGCCGCCCGCCCTCAACAGCCGCAGCGCCGCCGCACGGTAGAGCGAGCCGGTGTCCAGATAGGCGAAGCCGAAATGCGCCGCCAGCCGGCGGGCGAGGGTTCCCTTGCCGGAAGCCGTCGGGCCGTCCACCGCGATGACCATGCTCATGGGCGTTCCATCCTGCCTTGAATCCGCAGGCGATGATTAACCCCGCAACCGCCCCGCCGCCACCCAGCAATCGGGACGGCGCGCGCCGAAATCCCGCGCCGCGGACGCCGCGGCTGGCGCATCGGGGAACAGTGCGAAACAGGTCGCGCCGGATCCGGACATGCGCGCCAGCAGGCATTCCGGCAGTTCGCCCAGCACCGACAGGATCGTCGCAATTTCCGGCAGCAGCGTTTCGGCCGGCGCCTGCAGGCTGTTGCCCGCCGCCGCGAGATGATGCAGCCAGCGATGGGGATCGGGCTCGACCGTCCAGTCATGGGCAGCGCGCGCGGCAAAGCACCCGGTGCGGCGAAAGCCGGCGAAGACCCGGGGCGTGGAGACCGGCTGCAGCGGGTTGACCAGCAGAACGCCGAAGGGGGCGGGCAGCGCCGCCGGCTCCAGGACTTCGCCGACACCCCGCATAAGTGCGACATGAGAGGCGATGCAGACGGGCACGTCGGCGCCGAGCGCGAGGCCCATCCCGGCCAGATCGCCCTCCTTCAGCCCGCCCTCCCAGAGACGGTTCAGCAGCCTGAGCGCAGCGGCCGCGTCCGCCGAACCGCCGCCGATGCCCGAGGCGACCGGCAGGTTTTTCTCCAGATGCAGCGCCGCGCCGGCGCTGACGCCCAGCCGGCTTCGCAGCGACCGTGCGGCGCGGAGCACCAGGTTCTCCGGGGACTCGGTCAGAAGCGCCCCGAAGGGCCCGGAGACAGTCAGGGACAGCGCCCCGTCGGCCCGGACCGTCGCCGACAGGCGATCGCCGATATCGGTGAACGCGACGAGGCTCTCCAGCAGGTGATAGCTATCGTCGCGGCGGCCCACGACGTGCAGGAACAGGTTCAGCTTGGCCGGCGCGTCCTCGAAAAGCGCGGCCGGCGCAATCGCCTCAGAAGAAGCAGCCACGGAAAGCCCTGGCACCCTCGTCCAGACCGTCGTTCAGCTTCTCGACAATTCGCTCCGCCTGCTCCGGCTCGGGATCGAGCTGCAGGGCGTGACGCCACTGGTAGCAGCTCTCCCGGCGGCGGCCGACATGCCAGAGCGCATCGCCCAGATGATCGTTGATCGTCGGATCCTCGGGCCTCAGTTCGACGGCGCGTTCCAGTTGCTTGACCGCGTTTTCGAAGTCGCCCTTCTGGTAATAGGCCCAGCCCAGGCTGTCGACGATGTAGCCATCGGTCGGCCGCAGGTCGACGGCCTTCTGGATCATGGCCACCGCCTTTTCCAGGTTCACGCCCTGATCGGCCCAGGAGTAGCCCAGATAGTTCATCACCAGCGGCTGATTGGGATTCAGCTCCAGGGCCTTGAGCAAGTCGGACTCGGCCTGCTTCCAGCGCTGGGTTCGCTCCAGGGCGATGCCACGGGCGTAGAACAGCGACCAGTGCCTCGCGCCAGGCGTCTCGATGCGTTCGATCGCCTCGGCGTAGACCCTGGCCGCCTCGTCGAAGCGGCGGTGACCCCTCAGGACGTCGGCCAGCGTCGCCAGAGTGGTGATGTTCTGCTTGCGCTGGTCCGCCATCGTGCGCAGCAGCGATATCGCATCGTCGGTATGGCCCAGCGTGTCGAGGGCCCAGGCGACGCGGATGTTGGCGCCCCACTTGTAAGGCGACTCGCCATCGATCCGCCGGTAGGAGGACATGGCGGCGTCCCAGCGGCCGCTTTCCTCCTGCATGTCGCCCAACAGCGCGTAGCCGACATCCAGATCGGGACGGACGTGCAGCGCCAGCCTGAGATAGACCAGCGAGACGTCGTTGACCGCATCCCGCGCCAGCGCCGACGCAGCGCCATAGAGCGCTTCTGCTGCGCCATCCCCGGCGTCGATGACCGGGAAGGCATCGGCGACCGGCCGTTCGCCGGTCAGATAGGTCCGC
Encoded proteins:
- a CDS encoding tetratricopeptide repeat protein, encoding MARTVWASAALIAATTMTAGAVERQPNNDFSELPQVAAVTGQSSAQTPRGQRLSGEGFGAYLAGRQARKDGDTTAAARYYAMALAADPDNDRLARRAFVLDVSEGLFDRAIPLANRVLAGDEAAPVANLTIAVDDLKNGRYGKAEARIARAAKRGAMRLVGPLLRAWAAYGAGDVQGALARLDPLEGNETFKPFEMYHRALLLGASGDPDGALAALDSLPDDVGLDLRSRLVYASLIERRDGREAALAYLKGLTARYGEDPVLRTYLTGERPVADAFPVIDAGDGAAEALYGAASALARDAVNDVSLVYLRLALHVRPDLDVGYALLGDMQEESGRWDAAMSSYRRIDGESPYKWGANIRVAWALDTLGHTDDAISLLRTMADQRKQNITTLATLADVLRGHRRFDEAARVYAEAIERIETPGARHWSLFYARGIALERTQRWKQAESDLLKALELNPNQPLVMNYLGYSWADQGVNLEKAVAMIQKAVDLRPTDGYIVDSLGWAYYQKGDFENAVKQLERAVELRPEDPTINDHLGDALWHVGRRRESCYQWRHALQLDPEPEQAERIVEKLNDGLDEGARAFRGCFF